In the genome of Pyxicephalus adspersus unplaced genomic scaffold, UCB_Pads_2.0 Sca228, whole genome shotgun sequence, the window agcagagtcctccagcagaacAGAGAATTTCAGGAGAGGTGTGTTATGGAGGAAGCAGCAAAGttctccagcagggcagagtatttcaggagaggagagttatagaggaaagAGCAGAGTCCTTCAACGGGACAGAAAATTtaaggagaggagagttatagaggaagtaGCAGAGTCCATCAgtagagcagagtatttcaggagaggagagttatagaggaaggagcagagtcctccaccAGGGCAGAATATTTCAGGAGAGAAGAGNNNNNNNNNNNNNNNNNNNNNNNNNNNNNNNNNNNNNNNNNNNNNNNNNNNNNNNNNNNNNNNNNNNNNNNNNNNNNNNNNNNNNNNNNNNNNNNNNNNNNNNNNNNNNNNNNNNNNNNNNNNNNNNNNNNNNNNNNNNNNNNNNNNNNNNNNNNNNNNNNNNNNNNNNNNNNNNNNNNNNNNNNNNNNNNNNNNNNNNNNNNNNNNNNNNNNNNNNNNNNNNNNNNNNNNNNNNNNNNNNNNNNNNNNNNNNNNNNNNNNNNNNNNNNNNNNNNNNNNNNNNNNNNNNNNNNNNNNNNNNNNNNNNNNNNNNNNNNNNNNNNNNNNNNNNNNNNNNNNNNNNNNNNNNNNNNNNNNNNNNNNNNNNNNNNNNNNNAATAGGAGATCACGTACCTCCAGATGATGTGGCGCCCCAACCAGTTACCCAGCATTCCATTCCACAGGGGAAGGTGACTGAGGAAGTTGGCAGACAGACTGGCATAATGTAATTGGTATAAATGACAGGATTGGTCATCTTCAGGAGGGCGATGTCTCCTTGGCTCCCCACTGAATTGTATAGCGGATGAATTATAAATGTTTCTACCCCGGAGAGGCGCTGATGGGGGGATGGCACTGATAGCTGGTACACTCCCAGGTGAACACTGTAGTCCCGAGGACTGTTACTCCTGTCAATGGCAAAGGAAAGTTGTCTGTAGGACAAACACACCACCCACTGGCTatgaatataattaatataatattaatccTAAAGCTGGATTCCAAGAGCGTCATCTTCTGActtttcaagtttattttttatatagtgctgacatattactcacaaaaggagctcacaatctaaggtccctaccatagccataaatacagtctaaggacaattttgtggGAGAGCCAACTTTTCTGGATGTGAGATGAAACTcttgcaaacacagagagaacatacaaactccatgcagatagtgtcctggctgggagtCAAACCTGGGATGTAGCGCTgtaaaagccagagtgctaaccactgggccaacTTTACTGATCATGACATGGACATGGTATTGGTAGCAAAGTTGTTGGAAAGTTAGGAGGACCTATGATTACATGTCCCAAGTTTTCTCTCCCTGGTATCTTTTGTAAGTTTGTATTTTGTGATCAGTTTGCTCATTTGTCACCTCACCTTGGTAGGAAGCAAATGATTCCACTCACCTTTCGAGGCAATGTGCGGCACTCAGCACCCACTGCTGGGAGATCAGGGTCCCCCCACAGATATGGGAGCCCAAATACTGCAGACTGACCTGCCAGGGCCACTCCCCATCTACAGCATTCATACCCCCAACTATCCGGCTGGAGGGTCCTGGGATGCCGCAGGATGAAGGGCTGGAGGAGGAAACTGCAGGAGAagggaaatgtaataaaaagatataattaCTACATTTATGTATAAAGGCAAATGACATGCCATGCCCTAATTTTGCAAACTATTAAAAGTGAATACGACTGGTAAAAATGATTTTCCAAAAAATTTCTCAAAGTAACAATCTGAATAATTTGGGGCTGGGTTTAGCATtagtgcaaaatacatttttattaattaatacatttactataaatatatccATCCTGAAAAATGGACATGGATATTAAAGTGGGACTGTGACCCCATATTAGGAAGTTGGGGGTTCATCCATTTCCGGGGTCCCCTCCCCACCTTTCAGCTATGAATGGTTTCTCCTGCTGGTCTCTACATCACTACTGTATCTTGTAATTAATAGATATTGGAGGGAACTTCAGGGACCCCGGAAATGAACATTCTTAGAAATGTTGAATTCTCCCTTGACTTCACATGAGGATTACGCTGGAAATGGTACGGGCAGCAGGTAAGTAATCGCAGTATTCTTTAGCAGGTATGGCTATGTTGCTGAATTTAGTATAGGGATAGGGTTGGATGTTGGAAATAATCACTGAATTTGGATCTTATTTGTATATCTATAGAATgaaagataattcactttgcttagtgaatgtagtgataGAGAATACCTAATCACCTgcaagaaaagctaaaaaaacttCCGATGCCTTCAcaaaatcagtttgctgaaattttgcggaaccattggaagctcgaggaaattttcgcttaTCCCTATTCATGATTTGaccctgatgaatcctggcattgtcagcATGGAATATGTCTCTGCCATCAGGGTAgtaaaaatccattgatggaaaaacttgTCATTCTGTAAATTCAGAGAGTTAGCTGACCCCATcttttgggcacataatgttgtAGAACCCCTAGTTTATTTGCTTTGTTAACTCCAAGTGGGGACTTTTTTGTCCAGGGAGTTTATATATGAGTACAGTGTGCAGAATATTTTGTCATTGTAACACTTCTAAGTATTTCATAGATAATAAAGACAGGGGTTCTGGGT includes:
- the LOC140344942 gene encoding serine protease 33-like, with the protein product MQRIEVTFSSSSPSSCGIPGPSSRIVGGMNAVDGEWPWQVSLQYLGSHICGGTLISQQWVLSAAHCLERSNSPRDYSVHLGVYQLSVPSPHQRLSGVETFIIHPLYNSVGSQGDIALLKMTNPVIYTNYIMPVCLPTSSVTFPCGMECWVTGWGATSSGVSLHYPGTLQKVMTPLIDHVTCDQMYHIGSSESTNTIIIHDDEICSGYPEGRKDSCQGDSGGPLVCNIDGVWYQAGIVSWGEDCALPYRPGVYTLVTAYQASSSERHPSHRCPCNPTSQAQDTTSYSTANTHCTLGEAL